One genomic segment of Pelagerythrobacter marensis includes these proteins:
- a CDS encoding TetR/AcrR family transcriptional regulator — MDTGKTATPGDADKQPRTERGRRTLRKLLDAAAAEFGERGFHETSISGITARAGTALGSFYTYFDSKEAIFQALVRDMSEAVKLAAREALAEPLPALERERQALAAFLRFAGEHKEVYRIIDEAEFVDPDSYRQHYETTGARILERLREGARQGELRGDLEEAHAWAIMGMNVFLGLRYAVWGDGAMPPDRVASLANDLLTRGIAAER, encoded by the coding sequence ATGGACACGGGGAAGACAGCGACGCCCGGCGATGCCGACAAGCAGCCGCGAACCGAACGGGGGCGGCGCACCTTGCGCAAGTTGCTCGATGCTGCGGCGGCGGAATTCGGGGAAAGGGGATTCCACGAAACATCGATCAGCGGCATCACCGCGCGGGCGGGAACCGCGCTGGGCAGCTTCTACACTTATTTCGATTCGAAAGAGGCGATCTTCCAGGCGCTGGTCCGGGACATGAGCGAAGCGGTGAAGCTGGCCGCACGCGAGGCGCTGGCAGAACCGCTACCCGCGCTGGAGCGGGAGCGTCAGGCACTCGCCGCCTTCCTCCGCTTCGCCGGCGAGCACAAGGAAGTCTATCGCATTATCGACGAGGCGGAATTCGTCGATCCCGACAGTTACCGCCAGCACTACGAAACGACCGGCGCCCGCATTCTGGAGCGTCTGCGAGAGGGCGCCCGGCAAGGCGAATTGCGCGGCGACCTGGAGGAAGCTCATGCCTGGGCCATCATGGGCATGAACGTGTTCCTGGGCCTCCGCTACGCCGTATGGGGCGACGGCGCGATGCCCCCCGACCGGGTCGCATCCCTGGCCAACGACCTCCTGACCCGAGGCATCGCCGCCGAACGGTAA
- a CDS encoding ABC-F family ATP-binding cassette domain-containing protein encodes MLAINDLTVRLGGRTIIDRASAAIPPGGKVGLIGRNGAGKSTLMKVIIGQLEPDDGGTEMPRRTRLGYIAQDAPGGSTTPAQAVLAADVERAQLLEEAETCADPDRLGDVHDRLLAIDAYSAPSRAGRILTGLGFDEAMQDQPLDSFSGGWRMRVALAALLFSAPDVLLLDEPSNHLDLEATLWLENFLKSYPATMIVISHERDLLNNVVDHILHLQGGKLALYPGSYDSFERQRAERAAQLAAAKASQDAQRARLQDYVARNSARASTAKQAQSRAKMLAKMQPIAALIDDPSLSFDFPDPGELRPPLISLDLAAVGYAADAPVLRRLNLRVDPDDRIALLGRNGNGKTTLARLLAAQLPPMEGAMNASARMKVGYFTQYQVEELATDATPLEHMTRVMEGKSPREVREQLGRFGFSGNRATTDVGRLSGGERARLALALITRDAPHMLILDEPTNHLDVDAREALVQALNDYSGAVILISHDRHMVELTADRLVLVDGGTAREYAGSMEDYIDFVLDRNQPGKGANARPAKAGRKGSNKARKEARSINSEVAAVEKSIARLQAQCSEIDEAIARPAESRPDLAGKTMNELLVQRAKVASELETLEAEWLALGEKLERTG; translated from the coding sequence ATGCTGGCAATCAACGACCTTACCGTGCGGCTCGGCGGGCGCACTATCATCGACCGCGCAAGCGCAGCGATTCCGCCAGGCGGGAAGGTCGGCCTGATCGGCCGCAATGGCGCGGGCAAGTCTACCTTGATGAAGGTGATCATCGGCCAGCTCGAACCCGACGATGGCGGGACCGAGATGCCGCGCCGCACACGGTTGGGCTATATCGCGCAGGACGCCCCGGGCGGTTCGACCACGCCCGCGCAGGCGGTACTGGCGGCAGATGTCGAACGCGCCCAGCTGCTCGAAGAAGCGGAGACTTGTGCAGACCCCGACCGGCTTGGCGACGTTCATGATCGGCTGCTCGCGATCGACGCCTACAGCGCACCCTCTCGCGCAGGCCGGATCTTGACTGGCCTGGGGTTCGATGAAGCGATGCAGGACCAGCCCCTCGACAGCTTTTCCGGTGGCTGGCGCATGCGCGTGGCGCTGGCTGCGCTGCTGTTTTCAGCGCCCGACGTTCTGCTGCTGGATGAACCGTCGAACCACCTCGATCTCGAAGCTACGCTGTGGCTCGAAAACTTCCTCAAATCCTACCCTGCGACGATGATCGTTATCAGCCACGAACGCGATCTGCTGAACAATGTCGTCGATCATATCCTTCACCTTCAGGGCGGCAAGCTGGCGCTCTATCCGGGCAGCTACGACAGCTTCGAGCGCCAGCGCGCGGAACGCGCGGCGCAGCTTGCCGCTGCCAAGGCATCTCAGGATGCACAGCGCGCCCGGTTGCAGGACTATGTCGCGCGCAACAGTGCAAGAGCGTCGACCGCCAAGCAGGCGCAGTCGCGCGCCAAGATGCTGGCAAAGATGCAGCCGATCGCCGCGCTGATCGACGACCCTTCGCTAAGCTTCGACTTTCCCGATCCCGGTGAACTGAGGCCGCCCCTGATTTCGCTGGATCTTGCCGCGGTGGGCTATGCCGCCGATGCGCCGGTGTTGCGGCGGCTCAATCTGCGGGTGGATCCCGATGACCGGATTGCCCTGCTGGGCCGCAACGGCAACGGCAAGACCACTCTTGCCCGCCTGCTGGCTGCGCAGCTTCCCCCGATGGAAGGGGCCATGAATGCGTCCGCCAGGATGAAGGTGGGCTATTTCACCCAGTATCAGGTGGAGGAACTGGCCACGGATGCCACTCCGCTGGAACATATGACCCGCGTGATGGAAGGCAAATCGCCGCGCGAGGTTCGCGAACAATTGGGGCGTTTCGGCTTTTCCGGCAATCGCGCGACCACCGACGTTGGGCGGTTGTCCGGCGGCGAGCGCGCCAGACTGGCGCTGGCGCTGATCACCCGCGATGCACCGCACATGCTGATCCTCGACGAACCGACCAACCATCTCGATGTCGATGCGCGTGAGGCACTGGTGCAGGCACTCAACGACTACTCGGGGGCCGTGATCCTGATCAGCCACGATCGCCACATGGTGGAACTCACCGCCGACCGACTGGTGCTGGTCGATGGCGGTACGGCCAGGGAATATGCCGGGAGCATGGAAGATTACATCGATTTCGTGCTGGACCGGAACCAGCCCGGAAAAGGGGCGAACGCCAGGCCGGCGAAGGCCGGTCGCAAGGGTTCGAACAAGGCACGCAAGGAGGCTCGCTCCATCAATTCAGAGGTCGCAGCGGTCGAAAAATCCATCGCCAGGCTTCAGGCGCAATGTTCGGAGATCGACGAAGCGATAGCCCGGCCCGCAGAATCCCGGCCCGATCTGGCCGGAAAAACGATGAACGAGCTGCTCGTGCAAAGGGCGAAAGTCGCAAGCGAACTCGAAACGCTTGAAGCCGAATGGTTGGCACTGGGTGAGAAACTGGAGCGCACGGGCTAA
- a CDS encoding RNA polymerase sigma factor, protein MSLFQEFAPRLNLILRRRGVPDDDLEDIVQEAFLRLEKYRSNNGVGHEEGFLVRTAVNLSIDAGRRLHRRQISPQPIDEMELVDDGPDPERTAIGKLRLEHLAAGFERLDPKTRDMVRERRLEGKSVKEIALGHGVSVSAVEQRLTKGMLYLTTWMRKF, encoded by the coding sequence ATGTCATTATTTCAGGAGTTCGCGCCGCGCCTTAACCTAATATTGCGTCGCCGGGGGGTGCCTGACGACGACCTGGAAGACATTGTTCAGGAAGCGTTCCTCAGGTTGGAGAAGTACCGGTCAAACAATGGCGTTGGGCACGAGGAGGGATTCCTGGTCCGAACTGCAGTGAACTTGTCGATTGATGCGGGCCGGCGTCTTCATCGGAGGCAGATTTCACCGCAACCGATTGATGAAATGGAATTGGTGGATGACGGACCGGACCCCGAGAGGACGGCGATCGGCAAACTGCGGCTCGAACATCTGGCAGCCGGATTCGAACGGCTCGATCCGAAGACCAGAGACATGGTGCGGGAGCGCAGGCTGGAAGGGAAGTCGGTGAAAGAGATCGCGCTTGGCCACGGGGTGAGCGTCAGCGCGGTCGAGCAGCGCCTGACGAAGGGCATGCTCTATCTCACGACATGGATGCGAAAATTCTGA
- a CDS encoding FecR family protein: protein MDAKILMMNDRAPDVSEAEAALWLVRLGDAACDPQAHSGHAKWRSERPGNAAAHAELQAIWDDLGEVANLGFATPRRDRQAQTTRRTRLVPRFTPRVAGVAIALAASIAAIFVAISMPAADIYTTEVGEQRIVTLPDDTRVALNTDSVMEVSYSGDQRVIELDRGEALFEVAHDSSRPFLVRTQQGTVTVLGTRFIVRHDREAVEVALLTGKVSVQPADVRRHPFRIHPGQRIRLGGVDGARVDEPALNTLTAWRRGELVLQGTSISAAVEEMNRYSEKPIVISMSARLSQKTLSGIFRVRETERFARTLAAMYGLDIEIRDDGYYLGET from the coding sequence ATGGATGCGAAAATTCTGATGATGAACGACCGTGCTCCCGATGTTTCCGAGGCAGAGGCTGCCTTGTGGCTCGTGCGGCTGGGAGATGCAGCTTGCGATCCTCAAGCCCATTCCGGCCACGCTAAGTGGCGCTCAGAGCGCCCGGGCAATGCGGCCGCTCATGCCGAACTGCAAGCGATTTGGGACGATCTGGGTGAAGTTGCCAACCTTGGTTTCGCCACGCCGCGGCGCGACCGGCAGGCGCAGACAACCCGCCGCACTCGCCTCGTGCCTCGTTTCACGCCGAGGGTTGCAGGGGTGGCGATTGCTTTGGCGGCCTCGATCGCCGCAATCTTCGTTGCGATATCGATGCCCGCTGCGGATATCTATACGACCGAGGTGGGCGAACAGCGGATAGTGACGCTTCCCGACGATACGCGCGTCGCGCTGAACACCGATTCCGTGATGGAAGTCAGCTATTCCGGCGATCAGCGTGTGATTGAGCTCGACCGCGGTGAAGCCCTGTTCGAAGTCGCTCACGACAGTTCGCGCCCGTTCCTCGTGCGGACCCAGCAGGGCACCGTAACCGTGCTGGGAACGAGGTTCATTGTTCGCCACGATCGCGAGGCGGTGGAGGTGGCTCTGCTAACTGGAAAGGTTTCCGTACAGCCCGCTGACGTCCGCCGTCACCCTTTCCGAATTCACCCTGGCCAGCGCATTCGGCTGGGCGGTGTCGACGGTGCCCGCGTCGATGAACCGGCGCTCAACACGCTGACTGCCTGGCGCAGGGGCGAACTGGTTCTCCAGGGAACGTCGATCAGCGCGGCGGTTGAGGAGATGAACCGCTATAGTGAAAAACCGATCGTCATCAGCATGTCGGCGAGATTGTCGCAGAAGACGCTGAGCGGCATTTTCCGGGTTCGCGAAACGGAGCGCTTCGCGCGAACGCTTGCTGCGATGTACGGTCTCGACATCGAGATTCGCGATGACGGCTATTACCTCGGCGAAACCTGA